One Chryseobacterium wanjuense genomic region harbors:
- a CDS encoding glycosyl hydrolase 115 family protein yields the protein MNRLPILFFFVLLLGAFGNVQATERFITTEKTNDVILLKDKSVRISLYADAQMDAGIMRAVKNLQADFQKVTGEQPNILNQISGMTSPLIIIGTVGTKSVIDDLIRQKKIDGKSLIGKTEKYIIQNISNPFPGVSEAIVIAGSDKRGTIYGIYEVSQQIGVSPWYYWADVPVETKENLYFKKGIYTDGEPAVEYRGIFLNDEEPSLGGWARATFGGINSKFYEKVFELILRLKGNYLWPAMWGKAFYDDDALSGPLANEMGIVMGTSHHEPMAQAQTDWHRYIKRNNLPNVWDYSKNPKVLQEFWKAGIVRSNSWEKLITVGMRGDGDEAMGEGTNISLLEKIVKDQRKIIAEVTGKKADKTPQVWALYKEVQDYYDKGMRVPDDVILLFCDDNWGNVRKLPDLSKPLHKGGYGIYYHFDYVGGPRNSKWINISPIQRVWEQMNLSYEHKVDKVWVVNVGDLKPMEFPISFFLEMAWNPKQFNAKNLLEYTEKWAAQQFGEKHSKEIARMINLYAKYNRRVTPETLDSKTFSLENYHEFETVLNDYRALAVDALRLKDQIPEEYQDAYYQLVLYPIDACSNLYEMYYAVAKNKELAGKNDIQANFYADKVKECFERNAYLDNKYNNEIAKGKWTHMMDQMKIGYKAWFDGKVNVMPDVIYISEATATPKDKIFAEENGYVSIEAENFARMNNSDRIHWEVIPDFGKTKSGITTFPQNAYPKSDENIYLEYDINFKSKGEFEVQLLLAPTLNFNHNKGLRYEISFDGGKPETVNFNGHYRGELGKWQSEHIIKSVTKHQISQPGKHTLRFRVLEPGIVLEKILIDTGGLKPSYLGAPQSDYSEK from the coding sequence ATGAACAGATTACCTATACTATTTTTCTTTGTACTGTTGTTGGGTGCTTTTGGTAATGTACAGGCAACCGAACGGTTTATCACGACAGAAAAAACCAATGATGTTATTCTTCTGAAAGACAAATCTGTCAGAATTTCCCTGTATGCAGATGCTCAGATGGATGCAGGAATTATGAGAGCTGTAAAGAACCTCCAAGCAGATTTTCAGAAAGTTACAGGCGAACAACCCAACATTCTGAATCAGATTTCCGGAATGACTTCTCCTTTAATTATTATCGGAACTGTCGGAACAAAATCTGTGATCGATGATTTAATCAGACAAAAAAAAATCGACGGGAAATCATTAATCGGTAAAACAGAAAAATATATTATCCAGAATATCAGCAATCCATTTCCCGGAGTTTCAGAAGCTATTGTGATTGCCGGAAGTGACAAAAGAGGAACCATCTACGGAATTTATGAAGTTTCGCAGCAGATTGGCGTTTCACCCTGGTATTACTGGGCGGATGTTCCGGTTGAAACGAAAGAAAATTTATATTTTAAAAAAGGAATATATACCGATGGAGAACCTGCTGTAGAGTACCGCGGGATTTTCCTGAATGATGAAGAACCATCTCTTGGTGGTTGGGCTAGAGCCACTTTTGGCGGTATTAATTCAAAATTTTACGAAAAAGTTTTTGAATTGATCCTTCGCCTGAAAGGCAACTACCTTTGGCCAGCCATGTGGGGAAAAGCATTTTATGACGATGATGCTTTGAGCGGGCCATTAGCCAACGAAATGGGTATCGTAATGGGAACTTCTCACCACGAGCCGATGGCGCAGGCGCAGACCGATTGGCACCGGTATATCAAAAGAAATAACCTCCCGAATGTCTGGGATTATTCCAAAAATCCCAAAGTATTGCAGGAATTCTGGAAAGCAGGAATCGTAAGAAGTAACAGCTGGGAAAAACTCATTACCGTTGGAATGCGTGGCGATGGCGATGAAGCAATGGGAGAGGGAACCAATATTTCTTTACTCGAAAAAATCGTAAAAGACCAACGCAAAATTATTGCTGAGGTAACCGGTAAGAAAGCGGATAAAACACCTCAGGTTTGGGCTTTATACAAAGAGGTTCAGGATTATTACGATAAAGGCATGAGGGTTCCGGATGATGTTATTTTGCTGTTTTGCGATGATAACTGGGGCAATGTGAGAAAGCTTCCGGATCTTTCAAAACCCTTGCATAAAGGCGGTTACGGAATATATTATCATTTCGATTATGTAGGTGGACCGAGAAATTCTAAGTGGATTAATATCAGTCCGATTCAACGGGTTTGGGAACAGATGAATCTTTCTTACGAACATAAAGTCGACAAAGTCTGGGTAGTGAATGTAGGCGATCTAAAGCCGATGGAATTCCCGATCAGTTTTTTCCTTGAAATGGCCTGGAATCCCAAACAGTTTAACGCTAAAAATCTTTTGGAATATACCGAAAAATGGGCTGCACAGCAATTTGGCGAGAAACATTCAAAGGAAATTGCCCGAATGATTAATCTTTATGCCAAATATAATCGAAGAGTTACCCCTGAAACACTTGACAGCAAAACATTCAGCCTTGAAAATTATCATGAATTTGAGACGGTACTGAATGACTACAGAGCACTAGCAGTGGATGCATTACGTTTAAAAGACCAGATTCCGGAAGAATATCAGGATGCCTATTATCAGTTGGTTCTGTACCCAATCGACGCATGCAGTAATTTATATGAAATGTATTATGCAGTGGCCAAAAATAAAGAACTGGCTGGCAAAAATGATATTCAGGCGAATTTCTACGCAGATAAAGTGAAAGAATGTTTTGAAAGAAATGCTTATCTCGACAATAAATATAACAATGAAATTGCCAAAGGAAAATGGACGCATATGATGGATCAGATGAAGATAGGATACAAAGCCTGGTTCGACGGAAAAGTAAATGTAATGCCTGACGTAATCTATATCTCCGAAGCAACTGCCACTCCGAAAGATAAAATATTTGCAGAAGAAAACGGCTATGTTTCCATTGAAGCGGAAAATTTTGCGAGGATGAATAATTCCGACAGGATTCATTGGGAAGTGATTCCTGATTTCGGGAAAACAAAATCCGGGATAACGACTTTTCCCCAGAATGCCTACCCGAAATCCGATGAAAATATCTATCTGGAATATGATATTAATTTTAAATCTAAAGGTGAATTTGAAGTTCAGCTGCTTTTAGCTCCGACTTTAAATTTCAACCATAACAAAGGATTGCGTTATGAGATTTCCTTCGATGGAGGAAAACCTGAGACCGTCAATTTCAACGGACATTACCGTGGAGAATTGGGAAAATGGCAGTCGGAACACATCATTAAATCAGTGACAAAACATCAGATTTCACAACCGGGCAAGCATACACTAAGATTCAGGGTTCTGGAGCCGGGAATTGTGTTAGAGAAAATACTGATTGATACGGGAGGCCTTAAACCAAGTTATCTGGGAGCTCCTCAAAGTGATTATTCAGAAAAATAA
- a CDS encoding T9SS type A sorting domain-containing protein has protein sequence MKKIFKRILVMITGIAISVQLNAQNVQAKVKIDKSIAYQKITGFGGFVCSPQFGYNHMTTTEIQKLWGAGSVGGYNIMRLYIPEQSSNWGVALATAQLAASMGIKIFASPWTMPAEWKTNNHVNAVYTDTNGIQQIGYLKPEKYQDYALYLNSFVTYLQDNGVTLDYISIQNEPDEMAQYQGCIWTPTQIANFVKNYGHLINCKVIAPESVGFTDNFANAFLDPAVMANFEVYGGHQYGSMQSVYKQFQNYNKEIWQTEYLINWNSSSSQTPRDFIWNTDGFTFAKSVNNALLGNVNAWIHYASKRFYGLMGDGSYGTVAGEMTKRGYILSQYAKNTTGKTRIDAKWETSGGTLEGSSYISLDGNQITLVVINSSANTFDLKVDLPFFTASGVQTTTSQSLNMASLPFSFSTASFRPTVQVSPSSVMTFVFNKSGDRPVSLMTGGDVHYNKIESQVPTNSAFGTNYQLSGKTVTFYNSTPLISSNTDANNGYLNLDDRYNKLIFNVLNYTTTNLPTSSNTTLYYVDTNGTVRSHNYGSIAFPAPGSGSFNLVFDISRTVLPYGCKGIIGLRSGNYSSILTLTLGDVYFNVGNERASKFAAAYSLTDSNLMDALENEFYTSIDFRDVTGNTSADTWNTASSNRNSIFYVNGSVSNNNVNVVSGNSCQNLSLSDLGKDFQVPFAFTASSATYTRTFNGYGIVLLPFQSAIPSGVTAYMMQPGSGTVVCSPISNGVIPANIPVLINATGSKTFTGSGAVSTPKAITVNQINGVYQSIKVAAGGYVLKTESGVTGFYKVTAGNEPIISSFQGYLTENNTYTDNFLPLSFMTLKVDNATVTKNDIILYPNPAKNEIFIDWKWSDGVYSIVDAKGSTVSYNAKLTNGKNRIDISKLPAGMYFIEISGLGENIKTKFIKQ, from the coding sequence ATGAAAAAGATCTTCAAACGTATACTTGTAATGATTACAGGTATTGCCATTTCAGTGCAGCTGAATGCCCAAAATGTGCAGGCAAAAGTGAAAATTGACAAGAGTATTGCTTATCAGAAAATAACTGGCTTTGGCGGTTTTGTCTGTAGTCCTCAATTCGGCTACAACCACATGACTACCACAGAGATCCAGAAACTCTGGGGTGCAGGCAGTGTAGGAGGGTATAATATCATGCGCCTTTATATTCCCGAGCAAAGCAGCAACTGGGGTGTGGCTCTTGCAACGGCTCAGTTGGCAGCATCTATGGGAATTAAGATATTCGCCAGCCCTTGGACCATGCCCGCAGAATGGAAAACCAATAACCATGTGAACGCAGTATATACCGATACAAACGGAATACAGCAAATCGGGTATCTTAAGCCGGAAAAATATCAGGATTATGCTCTTTATCTCAATAGTTTTGTGACCTATCTGCAGGATAATGGTGTGACATTGGATTACATATCCATACAAAATGAACCTGATGAAATGGCACAGTATCAGGGATGTATCTGGACGCCGACGCAAATTGCAAATTTCGTTAAAAACTACGGCCACCTTATCAACTGTAAGGTAATCGCGCCGGAAAGCGTTGGTTTTACAGATAATTTTGCCAATGCATTCTTAGATCCTGCAGTAATGGCGAATTTTGAGGTGTACGGAGGGCATCAGTACGGTTCGATGCAGTCTGTTTACAAGCAGTTTCAGAATTATAATAAAGAAATATGGCAGACAGAATATCTGATTAACTGGAATTCTTCAAGCAGCCAGACTCCAAGAGATTTTATCTGGAATACCGATGGCTTCACTTTTGCAAAAAGTGTCAATAATGCATTGCTTGGAAATGTAAATGCGTGGATTCATTATGCCTCAAAAAGATTTTACGGACTGATGGGAGATGGCTCGTACGGAACAGTTGCCGGGGAAATGACCAAAAGAGGATACATTTTATCCCAATATGCTAAAAATACCACCGGAAAAACCAGAATTGATGCCAAATGGGAAACCTCAGGCGGAACTTTGGAAGGCTCTTCTTATATTTCACTGGACGGAAACCAGATCACCCTTGTTGTTATCAACTCTTCTGCAAACACCTTTGATCTTAAAGTTGATCTGCCGTTTTTTACTGCTTCAGGAGTACAGACAACCACGTCTCAGTCCTTGAATATGGCTTCATTACCTTTTTCTTTCAGTACGGCGAGTTTTCGTCCTACGGTTCAGGTGAGCCCTTCGAGTGTAATGACTTTTGTGTTTAATAAAAGTGGCGACAGACCGGTATCATTAATGACGGGAGGTGATGTTCATTATAATAAAATTGAAAGTCAAGTTCCGACCAATTCGGCGTTTGGTACTAATTATCAGCTGAGCGGAAAAACAGTTACCTTCTATAATTCTACTCCATTGATAAGTTCAAATACCGATGCCAACAATGGATATTTAAATCTTGATGACCGTTACAACAAATTAATTTTTAATGTATTAAATTATACAACAACCAACTTGCCGACTTCATCCAATACAACATTATATTATGTTGATACCAACGGTACGGTAAGATCTCATAATTATGGAAGTATAGCATTTCCTGCTCCGGGTTCAGGAAGTTTCAATCTTGTGTTTGATATTTCCAGAACGGTTCTTCCGTATGGCTGCAAAGGAATTATTGGGCTGAGAAGTGGAAATTACAGTTCTATACTGACCCTTACTTTAGGCGATGTTTATTTCAATGTAGGCAATGAAAGAGCTTCAAAATTTGCAGCGGCATATTCGCTTACGGACAGCAATCTTATGGATGCGCTGGAAAATGAATTCTATACATCCATTGATTTCCGGGATGTTACAGGAAACACATCGGCAGATACCTGGAACACTGCTTCTTCCAACCGCAACAGTATTTTTTATGTGAACGGAAGTGTGAGCAACAATAATGTAAATGTAGTTTCCGGCAATTCTTGTCAGAATCTTAGTCTTTCAGATTTAGGTAAAGATTTTCAGGTTCCGTTTGCTTTTACAGCAAGTTCCGCAACATATACAAGAACTTTCAATGGATACGGGATCGTTCTTTTACCTTTTCAGTCGGCCATTCCTTCGGGAGTTACAGCGTACATGATGCAGCCCGGTTCTGGGACTGTGGTATGTTCACCGATTTCCAATGGGGTAATTCCTGCCAATATCCCTGTGCTAATCAATGCGACAGGAAGTAAAACATTCACAGGATCGGGTGCTGTATCTACCCCAAAAGCAATTACTGTTAATCAGATCAACGGTGTTTATCAGTCTATAAAAGTTGCTGCGGGAGGATATGTACTGAAAACAGAAAGCGGCGTTACAGGATTTTATAAAGTAACGGCAGGAAATGAACCGATAATCAGTTCGTTCCAGGGATATCTTACTGAAAATAATACATATACTGATAATTTTCTTCCTTTGAGTTTTATGACGCTTAAAGTTGACAATGCAACAGTGACAAAAAATGATATTATCCTTTATCCAAATCCTGCAAAAAATGAAATTTTTATTGATTGGAAATGGTCTGACGGAGTATATTCAATTGTTGATGCAAAAGGGAGTACAGTTTCTTATAACGCAAAATTGACCAATGGTAAAAACAGAATTGACATTTCAAAACTTCCTGCGGGGATGTATTTTATTGAAATTTCCGGGTTAGGAGAAAACATCAAGACAAAATTTATAAAGCAATAA
- a CDS encoding alpha-L-arabinofuranosidase C-terminal domain-containing protein, whose protein sequence is MKTKNKIFTLLLSSCVAFSTAQTSKFTLDLDGTSTNIKIQPTMYGIFFEDINFAADGGIYAELIKNRSFEFDEPLTGWKQKNTQTLSHNLDSGFLTIYSDHSKTNKNYARITVHNDKKYILENEGFRGIGLHKDAGYDFSFDLENASGNISVVNASLVDENGTVISTVPIIIKGKGWQKYKAVFSPSRTVEKAKLQITFTGTGVVNIDMISLFPQDTWKGRKGGLRKDLVQKLYDLQPGFLRFPGGCIVEGRTLAERYQWKKTLGNVADREYLINKWSSGFPHRLTPDYYQSFGLGFYEYFQLSEDLGAEPLPILSCGMACQFNTGELVDLEELNPFVQDALDLIEFANGDANTKWGKIRAEMGHPKAFNMKYIGVGNEQWGEDYIERYKIFEKAIHARYPDIKIISGSGPSPDGDFFDYGWKELKKLNAQIVDEHYYNSAKWFQENAARYDKYDRNGPKVFAGEYAVQSVKVVSPDNKNNWESALSEAAFMTGLERNADVVTMTSYAPLFAHADGWQWTPDLIWFNNLQSYATPNYYVQKLFSNNKGSDLLRMYHNKKSVSGQDKLYATAVKDNKNDEVIIKIVNTDSKEKTIEINPRNIKLGQKLMKIILTASALSDENNFKTENIQPVEDNSIIKKGKFSVEIPANSLVVLKIK, encoded by the coding sequence ATGAAAACTAAAAATAAAATCTTTACCCTTCTTCTTTCAAGCTGCGTTGCGTTTTCAACAGCGCAAACCTCAAAATTTACTTTAGATCTGGATGGAACTTCTACCAACATTAAAATCCAGCCAACGATGTATGGGATTTTCTTTGAAGATATCAATTTTGCAGCCGATGGCGGTATTTATGCTGAATTAATCAAAAACCGAAGCTTTGAATTTGATGAACCCTTGACGGGCTGGAAGCAAAAAAATACACAAACACTTTCTCATAATCTGGATTCCGGATTTTTGACGATTTATTCTGATCATTCCAAAACCAATAAAAACTACGCAAGAATTACCGTTCACAACGATAAAAAATACATATTGGAAAATGAAGGCTTCCGGGGAATCGGGCTTCATAAAGATGCCGGATATGATTTCAGCTTCGATCTGGAAAATGCATCAGGAAACATTTCTGTCGTCAATGCAAGCTTAGTCGACGAAAACGGAACCGTAATTTCTACAGTCCCGATAATCATTAAAGGAAAAGGCTGGCAAAAATATAAGGCTGTTTTCTCGCCCTCAAGAACGGTTGAAAAAGCAAAACTACAGATCACTTTCACAGGAACCGGAGTTGTGAATATAGACATGATTTCCCTCTTTCCGCAAGATACGTGGAAAGGAAGAAAGGGTGGTTTACGCAAAGATTTAGTTCAGAAATTATACGATTTACAGCCCGGATTTTTGCGTTTTCCGGGTGGGTGTATCGTGGAAGGCAGAACATTGGCGGAAAGGTATCAATGGAAGAAAACATTAGGAAATGTAGCAGACAGAGAATATCTCATCAACAAATGGAGCTCTGGTTTCCCGCATCGTCTGACTCCCGATTATTACCAATCGTTCGGATTAGGTTTTTACGAATATTTCCAGCTTTCCGAAGATCTGGGAGCCGAGCCTTTACCGATTCTAAGCTGCGGAATGGCCTGCCAGTTTAACACGGGTGAGCTGGTAGATCTGGAAGAATTGAACCCCTTCGTTCAGGATGCTTTGGATTTAATTGAATTTGCCAACGGCGATGCCAATACGAAATGGGGAAAAATTCGAGCAGAAATGGGGCATCCAAAAGCTTTTAATATGAAATATATTGGAGTCGGAAATGAGCAGTGGGGCGAAGATTACATCGAACGCTACAAAATTTTTGAAAAAGCCATTCATGCCAGATATCCTGATATTAAAATCATTTCAGGAAGCGGACCTTCGCCCGACGGTGATTTTTTTGATTACGGCTGGAAAGAACTTAAAAAACTCAACGCACAAATCGTGGATGAGCATTATTACAATTCTGCAAAATGGTTTCAGGAAAATGCAGCGAGATATGACAAATACGACAGAAACGGACCTAAAGTTTTTGCGGGTGAGTATGCCGTTCAGTCAGTAAAAGTAGTAAGTCCGGACAATAAAAACAATTGGGAATCGGCACTGTCTGAGGCCGCTTTTATGACCGGACTGGAAAGAAATGCAGATGTGGTCACCATGACTTCTTACGCACCGTTATTTGCACACGCCGATGGTTGGCAATGGACTCCGGATTTGATTTGGTTCAATAATCTGCAATCCTACGCAACACCCAATTATTATGTTCAGAAATTATTTTCGAATAATAAAGGAAGCGACTTATTGAGAATGTATCACAATAAAAAATCAGTCAGCGGACAGGACAAACTCTATGCAACCGCCGTAAAAGACAATAAAAATGATGAAGTAATTATCAAGATTGTGAATACAGATTCTAAGGAAAAGACAATTGAAATCAATCCTAGAAATATAAAATTGGGGCAAAAACTAATGAAAATAATTTTAACAGCTTCCGCCCTTTCTGACGAAAATAATTTTAAAACAGAAAACATACAGCCTGTTGAAGAT
- a CDS encoding beta-glucosidase — MNKILLTVSVIIYAFSFGQNYKYPFRNPDLPVEKRIENLLGLLTVDEKIGMMMDNSKAVPRLEIPAYGWWNEALHGVARAGTATVFPQAIGLAATWDVPEHLKTFEMISDEARAKYNKSFEEANKTGRYEGLTFWTPNINIFRDPRWGRGQETYGEDPYLTSVLGVAAVKGLQGNDPKYFKTHACAKHFAVHSGPEWNRHSYNAEISKRDLYETYLPAFKALVLEGNVREVMCAYNAFDGQPCCANNTLLNEILRGKWKYDGMVVSDCWALADFYQEKYHGTHPDEKTTAADALKHSTDLECGDTYNNLNKSLASGLITEKDLDISMRRILKGWFELGMLDPKSSVHWNNIPYSTVDSKEHKEQALKMAQKSIVLMKNEKNVLPLHKNIKKIAVVGPNADDGIMQLGNYNGTPSSTVTILDGIKTKFPNAEIIYEKGTEVADPSSRTSLYQNFVSQKNGEKGMKVEFFNNNEFKEKPVNTSVNTTRITYSSFGGTQLAPGVARENTSAKISGIFKSSYSGEVIFSAATSDIYTLLIDGKEIATRKGPDARHPSEFPVKMEKGKEYQIELRHSQKGKYVSIDFDVYRKDPVNFNSVKEKVKDAEVIVFVGGLSPSLEGEEMMVNAEGFKGGDKTSIELPKVQRELLAELRKTGKPVVFVLCTGSALGLEQDEKNYDTLVNAWYGGQSSGTAVADVLAGDYNPSGKLPITFYKNLEQLDNALSKTSKHQGFENYDMKGRTYRYMTEDPLYAFGHGLSYSKFTYGNAKLNKNSINANENITITIPVNNVSERDGEEVVQVYVKRNNDPLAPVKTLRAFEKVLIKAKETKNIQLTVSEDSFKFYDEKADDLVSKSGDYTIFYGGTSKSSALKSIQLKVK, encoded by the coding sequence ATGAACAAAATTTTATTAACGGTATCAGTAATAATCTATGCTTTCAGTTTTGGTCAGAATTACAAATATCCGTTTCGGAATCCCGATCTTCCGGTTGAGAAAAGGATTGAAAATCTCTTAGGATTATTAACTGTCGATGAAAAAATCGGCATGATGATGGATAATTCCAAAGCTGTTCCCAGACTCGAAATTCCCGCTTACGGATGGTGGAATGAGGCACTTCATGGTGTCGCAAGGGCAGGAACGGCTACCGTTTTCCCTCAGGCGATCGGATTGGCAGCAACCTGGGACGTTCCGGAACATCTCAAAACTTTTGAAATGATCTCTGACGAAGCCCGTGCAAAATATAATAAATCTTTTGAGGAAGCCAACAAAACCGGACGTTACGAAGGTCTTACTTTTTGGACTCCCAACATTAATATTTTCAGAGATCCTAGATGGGGAAGAGGCCAGGAAACGTATGGGGAAGATCCTTACTTAACTTCTGTTTTGGGAGTTGCTGCCGTAAAAGGCCTGCAGGGCAATGATCCGAAATATTTTAAAACCCACGCCTGCGCCAAACATTTTGCCGTTCACAGCGGCCCGGAATGGAACCGGCATTCTTACAACGCCGAAATTTCCAAAAGGGATTTGTATGAAACCTATCTTCCGGCCTTCAAAGCATTGGTTTTGGAAGGAAATGTAAGAGAAGTGATGTGCGCCTATAATGCATTCGATGGTCAGCCTTGTTGCGCGAACAATACGTTGCTTAATGAAATCCTTCGTGGTAAATGGAAATACGACGGAATGGTCGTTTCAGACTGCTGGGCTTTGGCCGATTTTTACCAGGAAAAATACCATGGAACGCATCCCGACGAAAAAACAACCGCTGCAGATGCCCTAAAACATTCAACAGATTTGGAATGCGGAGATACTTACAATAATCTTAACAAATCTCTGGCAAGCGGATTAATTACCGAAAAAGATCTCGACATTTCGATGCGCAGAATCCTCAAAGGCTGGTTTGAATTAGGAATGCTTGATCCTAAATCTTCCGTTCACTGGAACAATATTCCTTATTCTACGGTAGATTCTAAAGAACATAAAGAACAGGCATTGAAAATGGCTCAAAAGTCTATTGTACTGATGAAAAATGAGAAAAATGTTCTGCCTTTACATAAAAATATTAAAAAAATTGCCGTTGTAGGTCCCAATGCCGATGACGGAATTATGCAGTTGGGTAATTACAACGGAACACCTTCTTCCACGGTAACGATTTTAGACGGAATTAAAACAAAATTTCCAAATGCTGAAATCATTTACGAAAAAGGAACCGAGGTGGCAGATCCATCATCCAGAACATCTCTCTATCAGAATTTTGTAAGCCAGAAAAACGGTGAGAAAGGAATGAAGGTTGAGTTTTTTAATAATAATGAATTTAAAGAAAAACCAGTCAATACTTCGGTCAATACAACGAGGATTACCTACAGCAGTTTTGGGGGGACTCAACTTGCGCCGGGAGTTGCCAGAGAAAATACGTCAGCAAAAATATCAGGTATTTTTAAAAGCAGTTATTCTGGTGAAGTGATATTTTCTGCTGCAACATCGGATATTTATACGCTTTTGATTGACGGAAAAGAAATTGCGACAAGAAAAGGGCCGGATGCAAGACATCCTTCTGAATTTCCGGTGAAAATGGAAAAAGGGAAGGAATACCAGATAGAGCTTCGACACAGCCAAAAAGGAAAATATGTAAGCATTGATTTCGATGTGTACCGAAAAGATCCGGTGAATTTTAATTCAGTAAAAGAAAAAGTAAAAGATGCTGAGGTAATTGTTTTTGTCGGCGGATTGTCCCCGAGCCTTGAAGGGGAAGAAATGATGGTTAATGCAGAAGGTTTTAAAGGTGGTGATAAAACTTCAATAGAGCTTCCGAAAGTTCAGCGTGAACTGTTAGCAGAATTAAGAAAAACAGGAAAACCTGTTGTGTTCGTACTGTGCACGGGAAGTGCGCTCGGTTTGGAGCAGGATGAAAAAAATTATGACACTTTGGTGAATGCCTGGTACGGAGGACAATCCAGTGGAACCGCTGTTGCCGATGTTTTAGCGGGAGATTACAACCCATCCGGAAAATTACCGATTACTTTTTACAAAAATCTTGAGCAATTGGATAATGCACTTTCAAAAACAAGCAAGCATCAGGGTTTTGAGAATTATGATATGAAGGGAAGAACCTATCGCTATATGACCGAAGATCCTTTATATGCATTTGGTCATGGTTTAAGCTATTCAAAATTTACCTATGGTAATGCTAAATTGAACAAAAACAGCATTAATGCTAATGAGAATATCACGATAACGATTCCGGTTAATAATGTTTCGGAAAGAGATGGCGAAGAAGTGGTGCAGGTGTATGTGAAAAGAAATAATGATCCTTTAGCGCCCGTAAAAACGTTAAGAGCTTTTGAAAAAGTTTTGATTAAAGCAAAAGAAACAAAAAATATCCAATTGACTGTTTCAGAAGATTCATTCAAATTTTATGATGAAAAAGCGGATGATTTAGTTTCAAAATCAGGAGATTATACCATTTTCTACGGTGGAACTTCAAAAAGCTCAGCATTAAAAAGTATCCAGTTGAAAGTTAAATAA